From Cydia splendana chromosome 12, ilCydSple1.2, whole genome shotgun sequence, a single genomic window includes:
- the LOC134795789 gene encoding uncharacterized protein LOC134795789, whose amino-acid sequence MFEKMLITVLLLSSTCGYVCSSGVAVGPALAPVGPPVVTAASSQYFERTFNRLVAAPAVPVVPVAPAVHAPPVIVQHVPKAVPVPVQPQPNLPVEPNVAIAIATAQAAPVATILLPPYPFGPPPAINFIPSSPPIVVPDEDSRTEPTTTKQVNTQATVREPEATTPLPSNSDNNFIQALPSNQNNQNVGFRQYAPPQFQQLPLEPHNKPQKLKTLVEVEPVPLTYIAPPPLNQLPFQQIRHIHTFVPAKTKIIIRPVSAPLRIHGRPVRIVMYRKPARYTKQRYQNALRRPKSRDIEPTTFSPLAKPNTKPPRQ is encoded by the exons ATGTTCGAGAAAATGCTAATAACG GTGTTACTACTTTCCTCAACATGCGGATATGTGTGTAGTTCCGGAGTGGCGGTAGGACCTGCCTTAGCTCCCGTTGGGCCACCTGTGGTTACCGCAGCAAGCTCTCAGTACTTTGAGAGAACATTCAACAGATTGGTAGCAGCACCCGCAGTGCCCGTGGTTCCTGTAGCTCCTGCAGTACATGCTCCACCAGTGATAGTGCAACATGTTCCTAAAGCAGTTCCAGTGCCTGTGCAACCACAACCAAATTTACCAGTAGAGCCAAACGTAGCAATCGCTATAGCGACGGCCCAAGCCGCACCTGTCGCGACCATCCTTCTACCACCCTATCCATTCGGACCACCGCCGGCAATAAATTTCATCCCATCATCTCCACCAATCGTTGTACCCGATGAAGACTCTAGGACTGAACCGACAACCACGAAACAGGTCAACACTCAAGCGACTGTACGAGAGCCTGAGGCCACTACACCTTTACCGTCGAATTCCGATAACAACTTCATTCAAGCTTTGCCGTCGAACCAAAACAATCAGAATGTGGGTTTCAGACAGTATGCGCCACCGCAGTTTCAACAATTGCCTTTAGAACCTCACAATAAACCACAGAAATTAAAAACTTTAGTAGAGGTTGAGCCAGTTCCTTTGACTTATATTGCACCGCCGCCTTTGAATCAGCTGCCGTTTCAACAAATCCGACACATTCATACCTTTGTGCCTGCGAAAACAAAGATAATAATTAGACCCGTATCTGCACCACTGAGAATCCATGGTCGTCCCGTAAGGATAGTTATGTACAGAAAGCCAGCCCGTTACACGAAACAACGTTACCAAAATGCTTTGAGGAGGCCTAAATCGAGAGACATAGAACCAACGACCTTTAGCCCCTTAGCAAAACCTAATACTAAACCGCCAAGACAGTAA